Proteins co-encoded in one Bombus pyrosoma isolate SC7728 linkage group LG4, ASM1482585v1, whole genome shotgun sequence genomic window:
- the LOC122566979 gene encoding facilitated trehalose transporter Tret1-like: MVKGSKIDEPGRFRQLLVALIANLSSLSLGTMIGWQSPTIPQLQSENPPVGNEPMTNEAASWLTGITCITAALTSLIVGTIANRFGRKMTGYLMAFALCSNWLFTVFATQQTYLFVARFFAGISGGMALFLVPLYVSEIASDGIRGMLGSLLVFLLNGGILLGYILGALLSYRLFSIIMLALPLLYIVLFPFVPESPVYLLRCNRINEAARSLTWLRGGHKPTMEREMLRLQEEAKELDVPGRSTNKLSEMFRDQATIKGLFITLGLFGGQQLAGIFVMISYTETIFKISGSSLSPNSSAIIVGVIQVFGSCLSTTLVERVGRRPLLLTSCLGMGTCHFVLGVFCYLQTLGYDVSQFSWISIVALSIYMIAYGLGMGPGPYVISSEILSRDVASSIVTLGMFTAWGMAFVVVKLFPSVLALLGMHGCFFLFGIFCATTFAFIFILIPETKGQPRQVILDRLNGVFYSLDNKQYVSSNEITKRNAPLPELI; this comes from the exons ATGGTCAAGGGGAGTAAAATAGACGAGCCAGGGAGGTTTCGACAACTTCTCGTTGCGCTAATCG CAAACCTCTCATCTCTGTCGCTTGGAACAATGATAGGTTGGCAATCGCCAACGATACCGCAACTACAAAGTGAGAATCCGCCGGTGGGTAACGAGCCGATGACGAATGAAGCAGCATCCTGGTTGACCGGGATCACATGCATAACAGCTGCTTTAACAAGTTTGATAGTCGGCACGATAGCAAATAGATTCGGGCGTAAGATGACCGGTTATTTGATGGCTTTCGCACTTTGTTCCAATTGGTTGTTTACTGTCTTCGCGACGCAACAAACATACTTATTTGTCGCGCGTTTCTTTGCGGGTATATCTGGTGGGATGGCATTGTTTTTGGTGCCGTTGTACGTGTCTGAAATCGCGAGCGATGGAATACGCGGAATGTTAGGCAGCCTACTGGTATTCTTGTTGAATGGCGGCATTCTTCTTGGCTATATACTTGGAGCTCTGCTCTCATATCGGTTATTCTCGATCATAATGCTTGCATTACCTTTGTTGTACATCGTGCTGTTTCCTTTCGTACCGGAATCGCctgtgtatttgttgcgatgcAATCGAATCAACGAAGCGGCTAG GTCTCTAACATGGTTGAGAGGCGGACACAAGCCGACGATGGAGCGAGAAATGTTGCGTTTACAGGAAGAAGCGAAAGAGTTGGACGTTCCGGGACGATCGACGAACAAGCTGTCAGAGATGTTTCGAGACCAAGCAACGATCAAAGGATTGTTCATTACCCTGGGGCTATTCGGTGGACAACAACTTGCCGGGATATTTGTTATG ATAAGCTATacagaaacgatatttaaGATATCAGGAAGTTCACTGTCACCAAACAGTTCGGCAATTATCGTGGGCGTGATTCAAGTGTTCGGCTCGTGCTTATCTACCACGTTGGTGGAAAGAGTTGGTAGAAGACCGTTGCTTCTAACCTCCTGTTTAGGGATGGGTACATGCCACTTTGTGCTCGGAGTGTTCTGTTACCTGCAAACGCTTGGATACGATGTCAGCCAGTTCAGTTGGATTTCAATAGTAGCCTTGTCCATTTATATGATCGCATACGGTTTAGGTATGGGACCAGGTCCATACGTGATCTCTTCGGAAATACTTAGCAGAGATGTTGCGAGTTCCATAGTAACTCTCGGGATGTTTACCGCTTGGGGCATGGCGTTCGTCGTCGTTAAGTTGTTTCCAAGTGTACTCGCTTTGTTAGGTATGCACGGCTGTTTCTTTCTGTTCGGGATCTTTTGCGCGACTACTTtcgcgtttatttttattcttatccCAGAAACGAAGGGGCAACCTCGTCAAGTAATTTTGGATCGACTTAACGGTGTTTTTTACTCGTTAGACAATAAACAATATGTTTCGTCAAATGAAATTACTAAAAGAAATGCACCGCTACCTGAACTAATTTGA
- the LOC122566983 gene encoding WW domain-binding protein 4 isoform X3, with protein MADYWKSQGRKFCDFCKCWIADNKPSIDFHEGGKKHKENVSKRLKEIHKNSAKQAKQNKKIEGDIKKMENAAMAAYLKDVENNTRDMTADRIIKEKFNRLETKDVPSNFNRVATATTETQFKFKGENQQFSQEVDPCDPTLSRHTTQQSKSQQRGDNRNQGKSRIGKGKGKGKKIVEDERPAKPVQKLWYEALSPEGYTYYWHIESNESVWDPPEEGYMTFAEQEEEAKEQALQEELLKQLDKEEAIANADILEEKRANAERQKLKELRKVPGTQSQLGTNENTAEKTETGTEEESRPYRRDYSIPLKSHPYGPWQTVQKIETKPVDFQLPQQRQQQLQLPVFEKTEPTSVQRTFKEKIITQIDVADSDDDGQPTKFKKRKVGNRNVRQRLTDD; from the exons GGCGGACTATTGGAAGTCTCAAGGACGTAAATTTTGTGATTTCTGCAAGTGTTGGATTGCTGACAATAAACCTAGTATCGACTTTCACGAAGGTGGTAAGAAGCACAAGGAAAATGTTAGCAAACGACTTAAGGAAATCCACAAAAACAGTGCAAAGCAGGCGAAGCAAAACAAGAAAATCGAAGGCGATATTAAGAAAATGGAGAAC GCAGCTATGGCCGCATACTTGAAGGATGTAGAAAACAATACGAGAGATATGACCGCGGACAGGATCATCAAAGAGAAATTCAATCGGTTAGAAACAAAAGAC GTGCCGTCGAATTTTAATCGTGTAGCGACAGCCACTACAGAAACACAGTTTAAGTTTAAAGGTGAAAATCAACAG TTCTCTCAGGAAGTCGACCCATGTGATCCAACTCTCTCGAGACATACAACACAACAATCGAAATCTCAACAAAGAGGCGATAACAGGAATCAAGGGAAAAGCAGAATaggaaagggaaaaggaaaagggaaaaaaattgTGGAAGACGAGCGTCCTGCGAAACCTGTTCAAAAACTTTGGTACGAAGCTCTCAGTCCTGAAGGGTACACGTATTATTGGCACATCGAAAGCAACG AATCCGTTTGGGATCCACCAGAGGAAGGATACATGACGTTCGcggaacaagaagaagaagcaaaggAACAAGCGCTTCAAgaggaattattaaaacaattggATAAGGAAGAAGCGATCGCAAATGCGGACATCCTCGAAGAGAAACGGGCCAATGCCGAGAGACAAAAGTTGAAGGAACTGAGAAAGGTACCCGGTACCCAATCACAACTAggaacaaatgaaaatacagCAGAGAAAACGGAAACCGGAACCGAAGAGGAGAGCCGACCGTATAGGCGAGACTATAGCATTCCGCTAAAATCGCATCCATATGGACCTTGGCAAACTGTTCAAAAGAT CGAAACGAAACCGGTGGACTTTCAGTTGCCACAGCAAAGACAACAGCAATTACAATTACCCGTCTTTGAGAAAACAGAACCGACGTCGGTGCAAAGAACTttcaaagaaaagattatCACGCAAATCGACGTAGCTGACAGTGACGATGATGGACAACCAActaaatttaagaaacgaaaagttGGTAATAGAAATGTACGGCAGAGATTAACCGACGACTGA
- the LOC122566983 gene encoding WW domain-binding protein 4 isoform X4 encodes MGHRVWADYWKSQGRKFCDFCKCWIADNKPSIDFHEGGKKHKENVSKRLKEIHKNSAKQAKQNKKIEGDIKKMENAAMAAYLKDVENNTRDMTADRIIKEKFNRLETKDFSQEVDPCDPTLSRHTTQQSKSQQRGDNRNQGKSRIGKGKGKGKKIVEDERPAKPVQKLWYEALSPEGYTYYWHIESNESVWDPPEEGYMTFAEQEEEAKEQALQEELLKQLDKEEAIANADILEEKRANAERQKLKELRKVPGTQSQLGTNENTAEKTETGTEEESRPYRRDYSIPLKSHPYGPWQTVQKIETKPVDFQLPQQRQQQLQLPVFEKTEPTSVQRTFKEKIITQIDVADSDDDGQPTKFKKRKVGNRNVRQRLTDD; translated from the exons ATGGGACATCGTGTATG GGCGGACTATTGGAAGTCTCAAGGACGTAAATTTTGTGATTTCTGCAAGTGTTGGATTGCTGACAATAAACCTAGTATCGACTTTCACGAAGGTGGTAAGAAGCACAAGGAAAATGTTAGCAAACGACTTAAGGAAATCCACAAAAACAGTGCAAAGCAGGCGAAGCAAAACAAGAAAATCGAAGGCGATATTAAGAAAATGGAGAAC GCAGCTATGGCCGCATACTTGAAGGATGTAGAAAACAATACGAGAGATATGACCGCGGACAGGATCATCAAAGAGAAATTCAATCGGTTAGAAACAAAAGAC TTCTCTCAGGAAGTCGACCCATGTGATCCAACTCTCTCGAGACATACAACACAACAATCGAAATCTCAACAAAGAGGCGATAACAGGAATCAAGGGAAAAGCAGAATaggaaagggaaaaggaaaagggaaaaaaattgTGGAAGACGAGCGTCCTGCGAAACCTGTTCAAAAACTTTGGTACGAAGCTCTCAGTCCTGAAGGGTACACGTATTATTGGCACATCGAAAGCAACG AATCCGTTTGGGATCCACCAGAGGAAGGATACATGACGTTCGcggaacaagaagaagaagcaaaggAACAAGCGCTTCAAgaggaattattaaaacaattggATAAGGAAGAAGCGATCGCAAATGCGGACATCCTCGAAGAGAAACGGGCCAATGCCGAGAGACAAAAGTTGAAGGAACTGAGAAAGGTACCCGGTACCCAATCACAACTAggaacaaatgaaaatacagCAGAGAAAACGGAAACCGGAACCGAAGAGGAGAGCCGACCGTATAGGCGAGACTATAGCATTCCGCTAAAATCGCATCCATATGGACCTTGGCAAACTGTTCAAAAGAT CGAAACGAAACCGGTGGACTTTCAGTTGCCACAGCAAAGACAACAGCAATTACAATTACCCGTCTTTGAGAAAACAGAACCGACGTCGGTGCAAAGAACTttcaaagaaaagattatCACGCAAATCGACGTAGCTGACAGTGACGATGATGGACAACCAActaaatttaagaaacgaaaagttGGTAATAGAAATGTACGGCAGAGATTAACCGACGACTGA
- the LOC122566987 gene encoding protein-L-isoaspartate(D-aspartate) O-methyltransferase-like: MAWHCSGATNQEMVTKLKEAGILTTDRAEAAMLAVDRAHYYHESNPYLDQPRKIGYNVTISAPHMHAYALSILSDQLFDGAKALDVGSGSGYLSACMAFMVGPRGHVVGIDHIPELIEISMKNVSEDCPHFIKEERIKFVVGDGRLGYAAEAPYNAIHVGAAAETLPQQLIDQLTPGGRLVCPVVAIEGLQRFQDLVQVDKNIDGTITKKKLMQVSYIPLTDPATQLSNDY; this comes from the exons ATGGCATGGCACTGCAGTGGAGCTACAAACCAAGAAATGGTAACTAAATTAAAAG aaGCAGGTATTTTAACAACGGACAGAGCAGAAGCAGCAATGCTTGCTGTAGATAGAGCACACTATTATCATGAATCAAATCCATATCTTGATCAACCAAGAAAAATTGGTTACAATGTTACAATTAGTGCTCCCCACATG CATGCATATGCTTTGTCCATTCTCTCTGACCAATTATTTGATGGAGCAAAAGCATTGGACGTTGGTTCAGGATCTGGTTACTTGTCAGCATGTATGGCATTTATGGTGGGTCCACGTGGTCATGTGGTTGGGATCGATCATATTCCAGAGCTAATAGAAATCTCTATGAAAAACGTAAGCGAAGATTGTCCTCATTTCATCAAGGAAGAACGCATTAAATTTGTAG TGGGAGACGGCCGATTGGGATATGCTGCTGAAGCCCCTTACAACGCGATTCATGTTGGAGCGGCAGCGGAAACTTTACCACAACAG CTGATAGATCAACTAACTCCTGGTGGACGGTTAGTTTGTCCGGTCGTTGCCATAGAAGGTCTTCAGAGGTTTCAAGATCTGGTACAAGTAGATAAGAACATTGATGGTACGATCACAAAAAAAAAGCTAATGCAAGTCTCCTATATTCCTCTTACCGATCCTGCTACTCAATTATcaaatgattattaa
- the LOC122566983 gene encoding WW domain-binding protein 4 isoform X1, translating to MGHRVWADYWKSQGRKFCDFCKCWIADNKPSIDFHEGGKKHKENVSKRLKEIHKNSAKQAKQNKKIEGDIKKMENAAMAAYLKDVENNTRDMTADRIIKEKFNRLETKDVPSNFNRVATATTETQFKFKGENQQFSQEVDPCDPTLSRHTTQQSKSQQRGDNRNQGKSRIGKGKGKGKKIVEDERPAKPVQKLWYEALSPEGYTYYWHIESNESVWDPPEEGYMTFAEQEEEAKEQALQEELLKQLDKEEAIANADILEEKRANAERQKLKELRKVPGTQSQLGTNENTAEKTETGTEEESRPYRRDYSIPLKSHPYGPWQTVQKIETKPVDFQLPQQRQQQLQLPVFEKTEPTSVQRTFKEKIITQIDVADSDDDGQPTKFKKRKVGNRNVRQRLTDD from the exons ATGGGACATCGTGTATG GGCGGACTATTGGAAGTCTCAAGGACGTAAATTTTGTGATTTCTGCAAGTGTTGGATTGCTGACAATAAACCTAGTATCGACTTTCACGAAGGTGGTAAGAAGCACAAGGAAAATGTTAGCAAACGACTTAAGGAAATCCACAAAAACAGTGCAAAGCAGGCGAAGCAAAACAAGAAAATCGAAGGCGATATTAAGAAAATGGAGAAC GCAGCTATGGCCGCATACTTGAAGGATGTAGAAAACAATACGAGAGATATGACCGCGGACAGGATCATCAAAGAGAAATTCAATCGGTTAGAAACAAAAGAC GTGCCGTCGAATTTTAATCGTGTAGCGACAGCCACTACAGAAACACAGTTTAAGTTTAAAGGTGAAAATCAACAG TTCTCTCAGGAAGTCGACCCATGTGATCCAACTCTCTCGAGACATACAACACAACAATCGAAATCTCAACAAAGAGGCGATAACAGGAATCAAGGGAAAAGCAGAATaggaaagggaaaaggaaaagggaaaaaaattgTGGAAGACGAGCGTCCTGCGAAACCTGTTCAAAAACTTTGGTACGAAGCTCTCAGTCCTGAAGGGTACACGTATTATTGGCACATCGAAAGCAACG AATCCGTTTGGGATCCACCAGAGGAAGGATACATGACGTTCGcggaacaagaagaagaagcaaaggAACAAGCGCTTCAAgaggaattattaaaacaattggATAAGGAAGAAGCGATCGCAAATGCGGACATCCTCGAAGAGAAACGGGCCAATGCCGAGAGACAAAAGTTGAAGGAACTGAGAAAGGTACCCGGTACCCAATCACAACTAggaacaaatgaaaatacagCAGAGAAAACGGAAACCGGAACCGAAGAGGAGAGCCGACCGTATAGGCGAGACTATAGCATTCCGCTAAAATCGCATCCATATGGACCTTGGCAAACTGTTCAAAAGAT CGAAACGAAACCGGTGGACTTTCAGTTGCCACAGCAAAGACAACAGCAATTACAATTACCCGTCTTTGAGAAAACAGAACCGACGTCGGTGCAAAGAACTttcaaagaaaagattatCACGCAAATCGACGTAGCTGACAGTGACGATGATGGACAACCAActaaatttaagaaacgaaaagttGGTAATAGAAATGTACGGCAGAGATTAACCGACGACTGA
- the LOC122566983 gene encoding WW domain-binding protein 4 isoform X2 yields MKADYWKSQGRKFCDFCKCWIADNKPSIDFHEGGKKHKENVSKRLKEIHKNSAKQAKQNKKIEGDIKKMENAAMAAYLKDVENNTRDMTADRIIKEKFNRLETKDVPSNFNRVATATTETQFKFKGENQQFSQEVDPCDPTLSRHTTQQSKSQQRGDNRNQGKSRIGKGKGKGKKIVEDERPAKPVQKLWYEALSPEGYTYYWHIESNESVWDPPEEGYMTFAEQEEEAKEQALQEELLKQLDKEEAIANADILEEKRANAERQKLKELRKVPGTQSQLGTNENTAEKTETGTEEESRPYRRDYSIPLKSHPYGPWQTVQKIETKPVDFQLPQQRQQQLQLPVFEKTEPTSVQRTFKEKIITQIDVADSDDDGQPTKFKKRKVGNRNVRQRLTDD; encoded by the exons GGCGGACTATTGGAAGTCTCAAGGACGTAAATTTTGTGATTTCTGCAAGTGTTGGATTGCTGACAATAAACCTAGTATCGACTTTCACGAAGGTGGTAAGAAGCACAAGGAAAATGTTAGCAAACGACTTAAGGAAATCCACAAAAACAGTGCAAAGCAGGCGAAGCAAAACAAGAAAATCGAAGGCGATATTAAGAAAATGGAGAAC GCAGCTATGGCCGCATACTTGAAGGATGTAGAAAACAATACGAGAGATATGACCGCGGACAGGATCATCAAAGAGAAATTCAATCGGTTAGAAACAAAAGAC GTGCCGTCGAATTTTAATCGTGTAGCGACAGCCACTACAGAAACACAGTTTAAGTTTAAAGGTGAAAATCAACAG TTCTCTCAGGAAGTCGACCCATGTGATCCAACTCTCTCGAGACATACAACACAACAATCGAAATCTCAACAAAGAGGCGATAACAGGAATCAAGGGAAAAGCAGAATaggaaagggaaaaggaaaagggaaaaaaattgTGGAAGACGAGCGTCCTGCGAAACCTGTTCAAAAACTTTGGTACGAAGCTCTCAGTCCTGAAGGGTACACGTATTATTGGCACATCGAAAGCAACG AATCCGTTTGGGATCCACCAGAGGAAGGATACATGACGTTCGcggaacaagaagaagaagcaaaggAACAAGCGCTTCAAgaggaattattaaaacaattggATAAGGAAGAAGCGATCGCAAATGCGGACATCCTCGAAGAGAAACGGGCCAATGCCGAGAGACAAAAGTTGAAGGAACTGAGAAAGGTACCCGGTACCCAATCACAACTAggaacaaatgaaaatacagCAGAGAAAACGGAAACCGGAACCGAAGAGGAGAGCCGACCGTATAGGCGAGACTATAGCATTCCGCTAAAATCGCATCCATATGGACCTTGGCAAACTGTTCAAAAGAT CGAAACGAAACCGGTGGACTTTCAGTTGCCACAGCAAAGACAACAGCAATTACAATTACCCGTCTTTGAGAAAACAGAACCGACGTCGGTGCAAAGAACTttcaaagaaaagattatCACGCAAATCGACGTAGCTGACAGTGACGATGATGGACAACCAActaaatttaagaaacgaaaagttGGTAATAGAAATGTACGGCAGAGATTAACCGACGACTGA